The Toxorhynchites rutilus septentrionalis strain SRP chromosome 1, ASM2978413v1, whole genome shotgun sequence genome contains the following window.
cttggacacaacctcctataattttttgttaggttatgtgaggttaaaaactttccgcacatagttgctttaaaccGATTTTTATGTCCAATAAAGTGATACGAATCTGAATGAAATTGACAGTAGGTGGCAGCTAATagactaagctatcatttgataccAAAACCTTGCTTTCCAAAGCTATGGAAAATTAtcgaagttgctgttcgatttttcgaacgcttggcataaGACGGGTTAACTCACAACACACATACTGCAGCAAAGTCAGTGAGGGAAAAATTTAAACTCAATCGAAAAAACTCGAAATCGAATTTAAATGTCCCATTATTTATGTGTTAATGTCATACTCCCAAAGTAATGCGAGAAGCGGAggaataaaagaaacaaaaaaaaatcactcgtgTCAAACATGTTGTTTCTCTCTATCCTGCTGTTTCTTTCTAAAATATCGTCGGGTGTCAATTGAATATCGGTGACTacttcaattgatagggaaaaAAATATCTGAAAGAACAGTATGACGAGCGGCATGAATGAAAGAGCGATAGTTCATTCGAAAGGAAGTAAAACAGTGAAACGAGATACGTATGAATGAAACATGTTCTTTTGTCAAATCAGAGCCCGCTATATTCGTGTGAAAAGATGTCTTGTCAAGCCtgattatgccaaaagatcactgacGGGGATGAACCGGCTAGAGATAAACGTTGTTCCAAAGACTGCCAATTCTccttagaggtgaatgaactgtaaagtttaaggcctcttaaaaacaaagaacgtAATGGAATGTGGGCGGATCTACTTCAATAATTTGTGGTCAAAACAGAAGCAGTTGATCATCGAAGCCACGAAAGTACTGAAGAACAAGCCGACattcatcttttcatcggccatggctaAGGTTCCAGTCAACTACCGTAAGGCCCGCCCGATAGGTTGGGGATTTTTTGTAGAAGGCCTAATAAACGTAGAATTCAAGGACAATTTGTtccattgaattattttttgtagtttttttcattgccatccgaaattagtcttttttttaatgcaaacgtaaCTAGTCATAAAACCATCAAACATTTTTGCTTTAATATTGATCCACCTCGGTACAGTACATGCTTAGTGCAGACACGTACCTTCTCGTTTTCTCTCTAGCGTCGAACACTGGAAATAGTATACCAGATGCATTTGCTTTATGACAGCAACACGTCGCaatgaaaaaacaaaagttGTTTATTTCCAGCACACCACAAACAAACAGGATTCGTGTTTCATCGGAAGCCGGTTTGAGAAGATTTCGTTACCGATCAGATAGGATTAAGCttcatttttaaaacaaaatgacTAAACTAATGGAGTGGTTGATGGCGGCTTTTGCCTTCTTCGGTGTATATTTCGCAATTATCGCGCGTCAGGTGCAACACGAAGTTCTAGATCAATACATGTTCGAAATCAAGTTGTCCCCTTTGGTACTGATCGTGTTATTTGGGGTAAGTAAATAAATGTTTAGTTTGTGCAGAATGTGTgttaatgatttattttttatattttagatATATTCTGCCACGGTTGTGCTGTACAGAACCTTCACCTTTAACAACTGCGAAGAGGCTGCTAAAGAACTATTAGAACAGATAAAAGAAGCTAAAACGGATTTGCGAAGCAAAGGGATGACATTTAATGATTGATTAGATTTTAAGGGCGCTTGTCGAACATAATTCTAAATAAAAGCAAAGTTCACCCGTTATAGTATTAATAACGTACCCACTGGCCACTAATGTCTGGGGATATTTACACATTTCACGTTATTCTAGGTTCAGTTTTCATGTATCTTTTcctatttatttacaatgatgcTACATCGCACCTTAAAAAACCGGAAATTTTTCTGACGAGGGGTGACACCCGCGACCATGATAAGTGTATTATGAAACAGTTCAAGAAAATCTTTTAATATTTTGAATCAACGTTAGTGATTGAGGGTATTGTTTAGTGAAAAACTTCACTATGGACGGATTTCgtgccaactcgaccagatgttggcatgaccctctcagaactatGAATCTTTCTGAgtgtgaagaccttacctaattaagcaacttgacaTACAGGCaaatctttttttgtgcgggtgaTAGGGACCGCAAAAAatgtcgcataaaaaaatcgtgcaaaacttcaccagcagctttaaaaaatcgtgttcggtacacattttgaaaaaaaaattttttgtgcggtagacaGGGACcgaataaaaaaagtttcccccaagaaaataactcgattccacgccattcaccgttcaatttccttttgcttccctgctttgcgatgggacactttgccttttcggttgcgcgtggctgtgcttttagttgcatgtcgaaacgtgttgctgttagaatacatgtcatgcaaaaacttagaaaaacttagagcatttgatgggaggggggaatgatttcaaaagtggataattgggacgcaaatatgcttttttaggactgaaatgcatataaaccatcgaaataaactaaatggacgccgcacaaaaaaaaaacaaacaagaacataaaatcgcacaaaaacaggttttactgtacttagttttccgaaaattaaagGGCTAAATTTTATTGATCATTTTTTATAAAGAATTTTTACTTggaaatggtaagtcctacaaaaatgtGATTCATGAaattctacactgaaaaaaacgattccaaaaactaaaagtcgattttctttaaatggtcatctcagattttgatgaaatggtagataaatatttgCCCAAACAAaactaacaaaacaaacaaaaaacttcTTCAAGATTTGTGCCAAAACTGATACCATTGTATTTATGAGAATGGTGCTAATGCTGATGCACTTGCCAATACTACCGCACCCATCCTATATTGATTTTACTTTCTAAAAGTAGCCGTACAACTCAATATAACTTACTTATCATTCAAGGTTATATTTCAGAAGTAGTATTGTACAagcaaagtcttcaaaatcctCAACCATCGATATGTAACCGTGTAAATACACAGACCATTTGAAAGAGCTTGTGAATCTTCATTATTTTGGTTAGTGTTATCCTCATCTATACGTTGTTTTTTCTTTGGAACACACCTATTGTGCCAAATCACTGCCAAACAAGATTCACAAATTCGCATTGTAGCATCCAACGGATGGATATATCCCAGTAAAcgtattttctatatttctgttAGCCGACGTAGTTCATTACGGTTACACTTGGAGTTGTTAATACCAACACTGCATTTGTAATCCTTGCAAATCCTGGAGATCACGGCTTGACTCATGTTGCTAAACaatgtcacacttttctttgtcgaattctgatgattacgcagaaacaaaataatgctatttATTTTCCGTCACTTTATATTTGCTGCCGGTCACGTGACTCTTAATAGATACCTACATCTACAACAAGAGATTTTGggcagatggctattgtttgagagcCCTCGTTGCTctatgaattgaaacatatcgtatttgactacaaaaacaagctgaaaactgtactttAGCATCCAAGGGTCACCATAAATTCATTTTTACCTGTTACTGTTTTTTTCTATagctgtacaaaaaaaaattggaaattttcaagaaaaaatcttgaaaaagtttccttttctagaggaggaaggggtgtcataccatcatagaaacatttctcgtaaccaaaaaccctcacttcccaaatttggctttatttcatttgtatggcagttccccccttagagagagggggtggagtgtctaaccaccgtaaaaacatttattgcaccctaatgccaaattttgtttcatttgcttgattaatagtcgagtaatgcagaaatttacatttcatttgtATTATTTGTATACCCCTaaaaagggggaggagtatccaaccaccatagaatcatttatttcaccctaaaacctccatatgcctaatttggtttcattttcttgattaaattTCGAGTAatgtacaaatttgtgttttatttgtatgacgccacccttagagagggggaggggtctcgaactatcataagaaccttcctcgaccccaaaaacccctacatagcaattttcatgtcgaacgGTTCAATAGTTTtagagtccataagaatcagacagacagacatatatcttttttatatatatagatagatagatatacaCATTTAATTACATTACACTATATGattggtgttaagtcagaccggaccatgtgacatttttatgatttgtgctctgaaattttcaaagaatttatttgtttttatcaaCATTGTTCTCAcaaatgttagctactctcaatactttgacgtatgataattgtaaaaaaacatcaagtatcatgccaaaaaaggCACTTATTTGGCTGCCTATATGTACATAGTCcgctctgactgaaccaaatgaagcattttttaagacttggttcactatgactgaacaatttcgaaatatttatcaatcaattaacagttgtgagtcatAGTGTGCCATTCTGTTAGGAAAATAAGAATGAGAAAGGGTTTGAGGTTGGAAATGCATAAATATTTGGTTGCGTTCAGCATTATAGTCTCTGCCATCTATTACAGACTTGAATATAATTGCACGGCAAACATGTTAAGGCATAAATTTCCCATTAATTCAGAACGATTGCCCGTTATCGCTGCCTCTAATTCGTCCTAATAGTCCGAATTATACACATACCATGACATTCTTTGGATGAAGAAATACgcatttgaatgaaaacagaATTTCATTTGGTATATTGCGGCATTTTTTCAAATGAACAGATCTTGTACTTAATCACGAACAATCAGCTGTTCATAACTTAAATTAACACTCTAATTCAGTGGTGGCCAACCTGCGGCCCTCCAACGTTGTTCATGCGGCCCGCCACCtgatttgaaaacaaaatcatatgagcgaaattaagaatacatacaattgaaaaaaaaaactttgtgagtaattcttgttaatcgtgtgtatccaagctgatcattttctgttttttcgtGCTAATTTAACCTTCTGACAATTTTACTCGTTGGTACTAAAAGGACTTTTTCACGATTTTGGTTCTGTTCTGCTCACGCTCGCATGAATTCGAGCAAGTAACGGCAGTAAAACCGGGTTTATACGTCTTCAGTTGTTCGGTTGCGAGTAAATgtcaaacgatccgaagaattacgaacgtactgattccatgaaaatccagatggAACTCATGGAAACGCAACGTGATTTAGGGCTGCGTgacaaatttgaaaaccatGATGTCTTGGATTTCTACTCCAGATTTGTTCCAGGAGCTCGATTTCCAGAACTAATAAAACATGCTCAGTTTATGACTTCTTTGTTTGAATCCACAAATATTTGTGAGCAATTGTTTCAGTAATGAAAGAAGTGAAATCAAAGTCAAGGAACAAAATCACTGACAGTCATTTGGAAAACACGCTTCGCGTCGCTGTCTCTCACATTCAAACTGatttatggcgggtttacattagggagatctatagctatagatggatttattcacgtgaaaataggtgtaaacgggtgagaataaatatgatatacttattcgaggtatatataacttgaataaattcagcatatgtaaacgcttgtgaatttctcactggtgaaaaatcactaaagttggatgcagttctacttcaggtgaataaattcaccgaaaatatgaatatattcattatagaagttcacgctagtgtaaacggttgatgcgatttctaaaaatctcatcatatttcttcacatgaatatagaactagtctaaacccacccttagatatATTTGCTCAAGAAAAGTAGTTCGAGTGAAATCAAAACGGTGTTGGAGTATGTTTGTATTTAAGGATTTTCTATAtcgacaaacaaaaaaaaataaaagaaggattttcctacgtacgtgtaaaatatcatcacaggagaacggctgatcagatcggCACGGTCAgtatattttttgagtttgtcttcacccaaattagaatgatagagtactttggaaaattcgaaaataagaggtacgcatatgtatgtttcgctgtgaaaatcatcatttagatctattttacagatctgtacgataacatacaaactctcttgaaatatattcattatttttaccaaccgaaatattctcaaaaaataaattatatggtagaacaacgtttgccgggtcagctagtatttttgAAAGATCGTGATACCGTATTCACATTATCAAGTATAGCCATAATTCTGTCAGTGAAATCGCGACAGCTCTCAGCAGAGAAATTTGGAGCGAAGAAAAGtggtaaggcgtcgtgcacaaataacgtaacgttaaaaatccgaattttggatACACTATATACAGTACAAAGAAACAGCTAATGTGGGCGATAGATCCAAAAAGGGACGTCCGAGGTCGGTACGGCTGCACAATGTTATCTATGTTGTTCATGAACGCTTCCAACGTAATCCTCTTCGGAAACAAAAGCGTTCATCCGTCGAAATGAATTGGATAAAGTAATTGATGCGTACATCGATGTGTGAGTCATTTATTGACGCCCAGATTGAAGCGAATATGTTTGAATCGATACAAAATAAAACTCCTAGAACGGTCAAAAAACGAGACTAACAACAAACTTACCACACTTCATCTCCGCAAATGATTGGCCATTTGCCAATCCATCGGATTATTCACTTTGTGCCAAGTTGGAGGAGCGTGCCTGTGGACGTTCTCATTTGAATTACCAATCGTTAAAGAATTCTATCGAGAAGCTGCAGCAACTGAAGATTCGAGTTTTCGACTTTGCGTGAAGAAGAGATgtcattttgccaaaaaagttaattctggatacttttgtaccttcaataaaatttttgggttttcatctcattttgttctcgagtaatgaattTTGCAGGTTTAGAACTGAatgttttataatttaaaataaaaagtgagtcAGAAAAGTACCAGTTAAACActaatattttacatttctttgaaaaatagtgAGAAAAAAGTCACTGTGGCCCGCGGCTATAGTGAAAATTCGGATGCGGCCCGCAAAATGTCTGTACCACTGCTCTAATTGATGACATTGTTTCTGATTCTTCGGCAGACGGCAGTCGTCTGGTGATTCCATATCTTCCAGTCGTGTCGCCGTTGTTTTCACAACTTTTCTTTATTAGTACATTACTAAACGGTACGTTCAATGGGCGAACCGTCAGCTCTTGGCTGACAGTGATAATTAGCTTGTGTCGCGTAAATTTATACCTAAAATCGACACTTGCGTATCTATTAGTGCTAGATGGTTTCAGTGGGTATTTATTTAGGTTGCACTACCATGCGATGATTAATTTGCTCTCACTACTCGCGTAAATTTGAATTCATGCGTGATTGCTCACAGCCGGGGGATTGTGCGACTTTTGGTGAGATCACCACCGATTGCTTGTATTCACCACCGGTGCACGTGAGTCAGGTAACCAATCGAGTCCTGATGCGCCTCAGCGTTGCATTTGCACAAATGGCTTGGCCCTTTCAAGCGTTGTGGAATTTGTACCGATTCCGATGTTCTTTTCTCCCTACCCAACGACGGTGGCAACCTGTTTGCATGTTTGTTTGTGTTGGGGGCCCGCATGATATGCGCTGTACATTGTTTTATGGTGTGTGAGGTACACCGCGACTAGCGAGATgatttaaagaaaacatgaaacggTTCAGTCAGTCGCGACGTTTCCAGCGGTCTacacgctatttaaatattagTGAAGTGAACCTCAGCTTTATTTTGGGTATTTTTCGAGGTGCTATTCTGGAACGAAAGTGTTATTCTGTTTAAAAACTAAGAACAACGAAGGTGTTTTGGGAGCGAGATGTTGAAGTATATTCTGCTGGTTTCTCTGTTTGTGGCTTTTAGCCACGCACAATCGAAGGTAAGTTTGATGACCCCGTGGTAGTTAATGGTTTATTCGGTTTACGAGTTGTTCACGGCAAGGTGTGGCCGAGAgagattgttttgtttttcagaaAAGAAGCCAAATGTTGATGGAATTTTCCTCCTTCACATTGCTACGCAACACAATATAGGCACACCGGCGCAAATGTCGAGAATGTGAACACAATTAGCGGTTGATCTAACAGTCAGCTTGTGAGTCAGTGTGCTTGTACCCGAGGTTGTGCTTCTGTGGGCAGTCAGTCAGTGGCTTTGCATGATCATTGCAGaggaatagaatagaatggaaATTGTTACCACTGTAATAATAATTACTATGGTAAAGAACGCACACAGGTATTAGCCTAAGAAGGTGCCCCTCTGGATTAGATGAAATATCTTGCATCGAACATCATCTTCTCAAAATGTTTGTCATGCTCGATTGGTTATATTTGATTATGACTCATTGCTTCTACGAGTTCTTTCGAGAAGTATTTTttgttcaagaaaaaaaaagatcaaaatCGATCAATTTATTCTCGTCTCGCTTTTGTCAGCTTCAACTGGTCTCCCAGAACTTGGTGCATTTGTTTGAAGATTAAATTTATTGGGTCAAAATGTGCAAACCAGTTTTGGCACTGACGATCTGTCAACATATCCTCTCCATGTCCATCGCATAATTTTTCTTAAGCTTAAGTGTTTGTTTAAATGTACAAGAATACGTAGCTAAAAAGTAAATTGGACTTAGAAATCGAAGCTGCTGTTCGCGCAACCTATCTAAAAGATTTAATTTGATTATAAAAGCTTCTGATTGATTACACTGTAACCATTCTAAATTGAGTATGGTACGAATTTTAATCCTTCCACTTACAACGAACTgaaatttttctatttatttgcgagttttattgaacattttcacgagaacgtcgtttgatgttttttcacaattttgatGACACAATTTTTCTAAAGAGCaatgacaatgaagtgtctttcttCAGGCAGGTGAAGAAGGAGATTGAATTGAGTTTGTCCACAAGAgcccttctcaggactagaaCTGTaacagtttaaagtctctataattcaacacaatcaatcaatcaacatttttacgtctaatgtgaaaaacatggtttaacAGTTATTTCATCTTATCATATATCGACGCATTATACTTAGatttgatggttgcagacaTGTCTTGATTGCAGGAATGCCATTTAACCACCACGGGTTGCTGTGGCTATAACTTTACCCCAAAACATgactaccgttttgtctcatattcccaACACTTGAGCTTTGATGGTCATCAAACAGTGtgtcattactcaaaatgatactctttcgcgaaattaattcgatttttggatacaatagagcctcctttttcatttgactacaataacattgatttacaaatacatattcttggtgaaaaattaaaaatatgtttaaccaCTTTTGTCTCTAATAccaaacaccatttttgtcactgactcatattccgaacagcaaaaatgcatttttttttatttaactttCAAACtaatggaccgattcatatggtcaatatatcaaatcaaagtcaattagctagtcttttttggaaaaatgttatgctcgcAATAAAAACAATATAGGCACACCGGAAGcaaaatggattttgcttttgtaattattga
Protein-coding sequences here:
- the LOC129762061 gene encoding dolichol-phosphate mannosyltransferase subunit 3 is translated as MTKLMEWLMAAFAFFGVYFAIIARQVQHEVLDQYMFEIKLSPLVLIVLFGIYSATVVLYRTFTFNNCEEAAKELLEQIKEAKTDLRSKGMTFND